Proteins co-encoded in one Streptomyces sp. SLBN-31 genomic window:
- a CDS encoding uridine kinase, producing MQHLASRLRRLPPSCGPVRLVGVDGHAGSGKTTFAGQLARALGDAPVLHLDDIATHDELFDWTGRLRTEVIDPLRRGESAHYAPYDWRTRRLIAPRALPPAPVILVEGVGAGRRALRPYLAQLLWMELPHEDSWTRGRLRDGEEQREFWAAWVPAERRHFAEDPSRPFADLLVRQGEKGYEVLPGPAYTPGPDQANTHSDGPSAVC from the coding sequence ATTCAGCACCTCGCCTCCCGTCTCCGTCGCCTGCCGCCGTCCTGCGGTCCGGTCCGTCTGGTCGGCGTCGACGGACACGCCGGTTCCGGGAAGACCACGTTCGCCGGACAGCTGGCCCGGGCGCTCGGCGACGCCCCGGTGCTGCACCTCGACGACATCGCCACCCACGACGAGTTGTTCGACTGGACCGGCCGGCTCCGGACCGAGGTGATCGACCCGCTCCGGCGCGGCGAGAGTGCCCACTACGCCCCCTATGACTGGCGGACCCGCCGCCTCATCGCCCCCCGGGCCTTGCCGCCGGCCCCGGTAATCCTCGTGGAGGGCGTCGGCGCGGGCCGCCGCGCCCTGCGCCCGTACCTCGCCCAGCTGCTGTGGATGGAGTTGCCGCACGAGGACTCCTGGACCCGCGGACGCCTGCGGGACGGGGAGGAGCAACGAGAGTTCTGGGCCGCGTGGGTTCCCGCGGAACGGCGACACTTCGCCGAGGATCCCTCGCGCCCCTTCGCCGACCTGCTGGTACGGCAGGGCGAGAAGGGATACGAGGTACTGCCGGGACCTGCGTACACACCTGGACCGGACCAAGCGAACACACACAGTGACGGACCATCCGCAGTGTGCTGA